One genomic region from Metallosphaera tengchongensis encodes:
- a CDS encoding transposase — translation MGRLRWSAQGRLEVHIDDKSYAHIPVDVGRVTTKKTGKPMKESLIVHVERDKIQKALSKGNKVASIDLGINMLATVTVDDGTVLFYRGSTVKEHYFFFTTSFSEEGRRTRQTRG, via the coding sequence GTGGGGAGGTTAAGGTGGTCTGCACAAGGTAGGCTAGAGGTACATATTGACGACAAGTCCTACGCACATATACCGGTTGACGTAGGTAGGGTTACAACAAAGAAGACTGGTAAGCCAATGAAGGAGTCACTCATAGTTCACGTTGAGAGGGATAAGATACAGAAAGCCTTGTCTAAAGGTAATAAGGTAGCTTCAATAGACTTAGGCATTAACATGTTAGCAACTGTTACCGTAGACGATGGTACTGTTCTGTTCTACCGTGGTTCTACAGTAAAGGAGCACTACTTCTTTTTCACTACTTCTTTTTCAGAAGAAGGTCGCAGGACTAGACAAACTAGAGGCTGA
- a CDS encoding 50S ribosomal protein L21e — MVKHSRGNRTRSRKLLKKSPRERGGVPSLGKLMVDLSQGQAVIVDINPSIHNGMPHRRYQGRIGTVLNKRGKSYEIKIKLGKKEKTIIVRPEHLRVTKS; from the coding sequence ATGGTAAAGCATTCTAGAGGCAACAGGACTAGAAGCAGGAAACTCCTTAAGAAGTCCCCTAGAGAACGTGGAGGTGTCCCATCTCTAGGGAAATTAATGGTGGATCTATCTCAAGGGCAGGCAGTAATAGTTGATATTAATCCATCAATTCATAATGGGATGCCACATAGGAGATATCAGGGAAGAATTGGAACTGTCTTAAATAAAAGAGGAAAGTCATACGAAATTAAAATTAAATTGGGAAAAAAGGAGAAAACAATTATAGTGAGACCGGAACATTTACGTGTTACTAAGTCGTGA
- a CDS encoding RNA polymerase Rpb4 family protein, translating to MSSFHIIEENDIPYSVAKEILQSFIQGVSSSSLLQKTFEYLNALEKCTPENARKLMEDLSQFVQKKEVRAMISSLCPENADELRAILVMEGRTLSQENIEKILNLIKSYKNN from the coding sequence ATGTCTTCTTTTCACATAATAGAGGAGAACGATATTCCGTATTCAGTCGCTAAGGAAATTTTGCAGAGTTTTATACAAGGAGTATCTTCCTCCTCATTGTTACAGAAGACCTTTGAGTACCTCAATGCGCTAGAGAAGTGCACTCCAGAGAATGCTAGGAAGTTGATGGAAGACCTCTCTCAATTCGTCCAAAAAAAAGAGGTAAGGGCTATGATAAGCAGTTTATGCCCCGAAAATGCGGATGAGCTTAGGGCAATACTTGTTATGGAGGGTAGAACGTTATCTCAAGAGAATATAGAAAAAATTTTGAATCTGATAAAAAGCTATAAGAACAACTGA
- a CDS encoding DUF655 domain-containing protein has product MSKKGPRERFVYVLDYLRNGNPVDKHQWHKNKPLVQVVGQDFFILMEAIPLREPFQIEEKIDRDKDPPRIKVDVLIEYDDLTSVAKDTLNRVIAKIVEEKEKEFVAFFNKAEPLTLKLHTLELLPDIGKKTLRVILEQRRESPFMTYQDIQNRVGIKDVKEIIIKRILTEMKREDKYYLFVYPTETEQKTQESKQRMQEQTQDSKQKQEHIYIGYLDKVKEK; this is encoded by the coding sequence ATGAGTAAGAAAGGGCCAAGAGAGAGGTTTGTTTACGTTTTGGACTACCTTAGAAACGGCAATCCGGTAGATAAACATCAATGGCATAAGAACAAGCCCTTAGTTCAAGTGGTCGGGCAGGACTTCTTTATACTCATGGAGGCCATTCCCCTGAGAGAACCCTTTCAAATAGAGGAGAAGATAGATAGGGATAAGGATCCTCCTCGAATCAAGGTGGACGTGTTAATAGAGTACGATGATCTTACCTCTGTAGCAAAAGACACTTTGAATAGAGTTATTGCAAAGATAGTGGAGGAGAAGGAAAAGGAATTCGTAGCTTTCTTCAATAAGGCTGAACCTCTCACACTAAAGTTACACACCTTAGAGCTTCTGCCAGATATAGGAAAAAAGACCTTAAGAGTTATACTGGAGCAGAGAAGGGAGTCCCCTTTTATGACCTATCAAGATATCCAGAACAGAGTAGGAATTAAAGATGTTAAAGAAATTATAATTAAACGTATTTTGACCGAGATGAAGCGAGAGGACAAGTACTACTTGTTTGTATATCCTACCGAAACGGAACAGAAGACTCAGGAGAGTAAACAGAGGATGCAAGAACAGACCCAGGATTCCAAACAGAAACAGGAGCATATTTATATAGGCTACCTCGATAAAGTTAAGGAGAAATGA
- a CDS encoding 16S ribosomal RNA methyltransferase A: MRLSQNFLINRLILSDIKNYISKLRPLIEIGCGKGYLSAYVNPDICIEIDQDLLYLLKEYNPVHADARFLPVNRGQIVSSLPYSITYEFFDQITQFSDIIRLTLILQEDFVKKVLEYPTYISFLINFYFNIMKVYSIPPSAFRPEPKVFSSLVIFERKRKFIPEINSIIKCISFYRNKSLRNVSRLCGLNSSNSKKVREYKPWEIEELLNSLGLNYA; the protein is encoded by the coding sequence ATGAGGCTTTCACAAAATTTTTTGATTAATAGATTAATTCTTTCTGATATAAAAAATTATATATCGAAATTAAGACCTTTAATAGAGATAGGATGTGGAAAAGGATATTTGTCAGCATACGTGAATCCGGACATATGCATAGAGATTGACCAGGATCTCCTTTATCTCCTAAAGGAGTACAATCCAGTTCATGCCGATGCTAGATTCCTCCCTGTTAATAGGGGACAGATCGTTTCATCTTTGCCGTATTCGATAACATACGAATTTTTTGACCAAATCACTCAATTTAGTGATATTATTAGGCTCACTCTCATATTGCAAGAGGACTTCGTTAAGAAGGTTTTAGAATACCCTACATATATTTCATTTCTAATTAATTTTTACTTTAACATAATGAAAGTATATTCAATACCACCGTCTGCGTTTAGACCAGAACCTAAAGTTTTTTCATCTTTAGTAATTTTTGAAAGAAAAAGGAAATTTATTCCAGAAATAAATAGCATAATTAAGTGTATCTCCTTCTATAGAAATAAGTCGCTCAGAAACGTATCGAGACTTTGTGGCTTAAATTCATCCAATTCCAAAAAGGTAAGAGAGTATAAGCCATGGGAGATAGAAGAATTATTGAATTCCTTGGGTTTAAACTATGCTTAA
- a CDS encoding HemK2/MTQ2 family protein methyltransferase, producing MGDRRIIEFLGFKLCLNENVYEPAEDSELLASILDLTEKEKVVDVGSGTGILSLVLSKRDIRVLAIDINPFASEETLCSAKINDVDIDVINCDGLSCVRDGIVFDAIVFNPPYLPVQETKEWIGFSWSGGEGGLKALEKILNDFKAKRGYFVYSSFTDEEKLNKLLESKSLKLVKRKEIVKGFEVLKAVEVVVEGCPCGA from the coding sequence ATGGGAGATAGAAGAATTATTGAATTCCTTGGGTTTAAACTATGCTTAAACGAGAATGTATACGAGCCCGCAGAGGATTCCGAACTCCTAGCTTCCATTTTAGACCTGACAGAGAAGGAAAAAGTAGTGGATGTGGGATCAGGGACAGGAATCTTGAGCTTAGTTTTGTCTAAACGAGATATTAGAGTCCTGGCGATTGATATAAATCCGTTTGCTAGTGAAGAGACCTTATGTTCAGCTAAAATCAACGATGTCGATATTGATGTAATTAACTGTGATGGGCTATCCTGCGTAAGGGATGGTATTGTTTTTGATGCTATAGTTTTCAACCCTCCATACCTACCTGTTCAAGAAACAAAGGAATGGATAGGATTCAGTTGGTCTGGTGGAGAAGGAGGGTTAAAGGCTCTTGAGAAGATATTGAATGATTTTAAGGCAAAGCGGGGTTATTTCGTTTACTCCAGTTTCACTGATGAGGAAAAACTCAATAAACTGTTGGAGAGTAAGAGTCTAAAATTAGTTAAAAGAAAAGAGATTGTAAAGGGTTTCGAAGTGTTAAAGGCGGTGGAGGTAGTTGTTGAGGGTTGTCCTTGTGGAGCCTGA
- the trmJ gene encoding tRNA (cytidine-2'-O-)-methyltransferase TrmJ, translated as MLRVVLVEPEGEYNVGFIARLCKNFGVDELYIVNPKCDLKKAVEFSAKGSSILLNSKVVDKFTDAIYDLDLKISTSSIADSKGDMLRKSISPWEMINYLDKNKIGLIFGRESVGLTREEIFMTDLLVHIPGNPDYPVLNLSHAVGIILYEIWRSRLTSKENSGIYHGAISSDTLKLIDKYLLALHDLVRKSDSDGDMYLALKRSIIRGLKDEEEGRAIVRFLRKTYMKIIHSNE; from the coding sequence TTGTTGAGGGTTGTCCTTGTGGAGCCTGAAGGAGAGTATAATGTGGGATTTATAGCAAGATTATGTAAAAATTTTGGAGTAGACGAACTATATATAGTGAATCCTAAGTGTGATTTAAAGAAAGCAGTAGAATTTTCCGCTAAGGGTTCAAGTATTTTACTTAACTCTAAGGTTGTTGATAAGTTTACGGACGCCATTTACGATTTGGATCTTAAAATATCAACGTCGAGCATAGCAGATTCAAAAGGCGACATGTTACGGAAGTCCATTTCTCCTTGGGAAATGATAAATTATTTAGATAAAAACAAAATAGGGTTGATATTTGGGAGAGAAAGTGTAGGTTTAACGAGAGAAGAAATCTTTATGACAGATCTTCTTGTTCACATTCCTGGGAATCCAGACTATCCAGTACTTAATTTATCCCATGCTGTAGGAATTATCCTATATGAAATATGGAGATCCAGGTTAACTAGCAAGGAAAATTCCGGGATTTATCATGGCGCAATTTCATCAGATACTCTAAAACTGATAGATAAGTACCTTCTCGCTCTTCACGACTTAGTGAGAAAGTCAGACAGTGACGGAGACATGTACTTAGCCTTAAAAAGATCCATTATTAGAGGATTAAAGGACGAAGAAGAAGGTAGAGCTATAGTGAGATTCCTCAGAAAGACCTACATGAAAATAATACATAGCAATGAATGA
- a CDS encoding 30S ribosomal protein S3ae, with protein MSARSSAKGGSGALKDKWKMKKWFPIYSPKVFGEISLGSTPAFDSSQAIGRKVEVTLYDLTGDLSTVYVHLYFKISRNENDKLFTDFAGHELSRDYVRSLVRRKSSKINKVVDVTTKDGYVLRVKALSLTAYRIHREQTTAIRRIMEDIVRKSAESKTFDEFVQDMIFGNLANNIFNESKKIAPLRKAEIEKSKVIAVPSVKEVQQVVESSNPSSG; from the coding sequence ATGTCAGCTAGATCCAGTGCTAAAGGTGGCAGTGGTGCTCTAAAAGATAAATGGAAGATGAAGAAATGGTTCCCCATTTACTCTCCGAAAGTTTTTGGTGAGATATCTTTAGGGTCTACACCAGCCTTTGATAGTTCTCAAGCTATCGGAAGGAAAGTAGAAGTCACATTATACGACCTTACAGGAGACCTGAGCACTGTTTACGTTCATCTTTACTTCAAAATATCCAGAAATGAGAACGATAAATTATTTACAGACTTTGCAGGGCATGAGCTTTCAAGGGATTATGTTAGATCACTGGTGAGAAGGAAAAGCTCGAAGATAAACAAAGTAGTGGATGTTACCACTAAGGACGGATATGTACTTAGGGTCAAGGCTTTGTCCCTCACCGCTTACAGGATTCACAGAGAGCAGACTACTGCCATAAGGAGAATCATGGAGGATATTGTTAGAAAGTCAGCGGAAAGCAAGACTTTCGATGAATTTGTTCAAGATATGATATTCGGAAACCTGGCTAATAATATCTTTAATGAGAGTAAGAAGATAGCTCCACTTAGGAAAGCGGAGATAGAAAAATCGAAAGTGATTGCAGTCCCCTCTGTTAAGGAGGTTCAGCAGGTAGTTGAAAGTAGTAATCCTAGCAGCGGGTAA
- the spn gene encoding bifunctional sugar-1-phosphate nucleotidylyltransferase/acetyltransferase, giving the protein MKVVILAAGKGERLEPITHTRPKPFVPVLGSTLVERTIQIIRKADPKSDFFIVVPKDRPNEYDAYFSRLHNIKLVEQGEKRGTGGALSSLQSIDDEVVVVYGDVYLEEMGIRRIFETDGNAILGVRVQNPSEYGSLKMDSEGNLIEIVEKSPNPPSNIVNGGVYKLTSDIFSFIDKLEKSPRGEYELTDAVTRLALTSKVKIVKYDGYWKDVGRPWDILDINKHELERHETSLKGEVEDNVKIYGNVIIDEGAKVLSGTRIEGPVYVGRGSTIGPNSYIRPFTVMASNVKIGTSVEVKESVIMEDTKIPHLSYVGDSVIGEDVNFGAGTLVANLRFDEKEIYVNIKGRKESSGRKKFGTIVGAHVRTGINVSILPGIKIGAYAKIYPGSVVDRDVDKAEFFKGLRSS; this is encoded by the coding sequence TTGAAAGTAGTAATCCTAGCAGCGGGTAAAGGAGAAAGACTAGAACCTATAACCCACACTAGGCCAAAGCCGTTTGTTCCAGTTCTAGGATCAACTTTAGTTGAAAGAACTATCCAAATTATACGTAAGGCTGATCCAAAATCGGATTTTTTCATTGTAGTCCCAAAGGACAGACCAAATGAGTATGATGCCTACTTCTCCAGGCTCCATAATATAAAATTAGTTGAGCAAGGTGAAAAAAGAGGTACTGGAGGAGCACTGTCGTCTCTCCAATCAATTGACGATGAAGTAGTCGTTGTTTACGGTGATGTTTATCTCGAAGAGATGGGGATAAGAAGAATATTCGAAACTGATGGTAATGCGATTCTCGGGGTCCGCGTGCAGAATCCTTCTGAATATGGGTCTCTGAAGATGGATAGCGAAGGCAACTTGATTGAAATCGTGGAGAAGAGCCCAAATCCGCCATCAAATATCGTCAATGGTGGAGTATATAAGTTAACCTCCGACATATTTAGTTTCATCGATAAACTAGAAAAATCTCCACGTGGAGAATACGAGTTAACTGATGCTGTAACTAGGTTAGCTTTAACGTCTAAGGTAAAGATTGTAAAATACGACGGTTATTGGAAAGATGTGGGTAGACCCTGGGATATACTAGACATAAATAAGCATGAACTTGAACGGCATGAGACTTCTTTGAAAGGGGAGGTTGAGGATAACGTTAAGATCTATGGAAACGTAATTATAGATGAAGGAGCCAAAGTACTCTCTGGGACTCGAATAGAGGGTCCAGTGTATGTAGGACGGGGCAGCACAATTGGTCCCAACTCCTATATAAGACCTTTTACAGTAATGGCTAGTAACGTTAAGATAGGAACATCTGTCGAGGTAAAAGAATCAGTCATCATGGAAGATACGAAGATACCACATTTAAGTTACGTAGGTGACAGCGTAATAGGAGAAGATGTTAATTTCGGGGCAGGAACTTTAGTAGCTAACCTGAGGTTTGACGAGAAGGAGATATATGTTAACATTAAGGGAAGAAAGGAGAGCTCAGGCCGGAAGAAATTTGGAACTATAGTTGGAGCTCACGTTAGAACCGGGATTAATGTGTCGATTCTTCCAGGAATAAAAATAGGAGCATACGCTAAAATTTATCCAGGATCTGTTGTGGATAGAGATGTCGATAAGGCTGAATTTTTCAAAGGGTTACGCTCTAGCTAG